The following coding sequences are from one Manis pentadactyla isolate mManPen7 chromosome 13, mManPen7.hap1, whole genome shotgun sequence window:
- the LOC130680174 gene encoding uncharacterized protein LOC130680174 produces the protein MLVPSDTASVSSARSMRGGASTSRAGSARTRRLACLSRLPPSPVPLCDVVLACARLFEGEGLRLTGACSVSYGRRSFQPAPALRCLPLTLCQGSPRDADLPRQRPLPPAGVFRERLPAASSRRLQVSPSPGSGRPLPHAGLSSQRQLTVSTGNNFVLKSTHESSTWSMSAYICCSLPPGSHEAEGPSVEAPAGPWLQDGTVYGRVPVRSTPPLCPECRGGGWASASPGL, from the exons ATGCTCGTCCCGTCTGACACCGCCTCCGTTTCGAGTGCCCGCAGTATGAGGGGAGGGGCATCGACTTCTCGGGCGGGGTCCGCGCGTACACGTCGCCTCGCATGCTTGTCTCGCTTGCCCCCCTCCCCCGTGCCCCTGTGTGATGTGGTCCTTGCTTGTGCCCGCCTCTTTGAGGGGGAGGGCCTGCGCCTTACGGGGGCG TGCTCAGTCAGCTACGGCAGAAGAAGCTTCCAGCCTGCGCCTGCCCTCCGGTGCCTCCCGCTCACCCTCTGTCAAGGCTCTCCCCGTGACGCTGACCTCCCTCGCCAAAGACCTTTGCCGCCTGCAGGCGTCTTCCGAGAGCGACTGCCCGCAGCGTCCTCCCGCCGGCTCCAGGTGTCTCCCTCGCCAGGGAGCGGGCGGCCTCTTCCTCACGCAGGCCTGTCGTCGCAGCGGCAGCTCACG GTCTCCACAGGGAACAACTTCGTCTTAAAGTCAACTCATGAAAGTTCTACTTGGTCCATGTCTGCATATATCTGCTGCTCTCTACCTCCAGGGTCACATGAGGCAG AAGGACCCAGCGTGGAGGCGCCTGCAGGGCCTTGGCTCCAGGACGGGACAGTGTACGGCAGGGTCCCCGTGAGGAGCACACCCCCTTTGTGCCCTGAatgcagaggaggaggctgggcctCCGCTTCTCCAGGCCTTTGA